The genomic segment AACCTCTACTATTCTCAACAACATTTATAAAGTCTTCATGTAAATCAAGCTGAATTCTTTTTAACCGTTCAACATCTTCACTTTTCTCATCCAAAAAAGGATCTAAAGTACTTTTATTTTTTCCAGCAGTGTGAACACGCCTTTCTATTCCAACTTTTTTAATTAACTCTGTAAAACCAAATGAAGAATAAATAACTCCAATAGAACCAATGATTGAACTGGAATTGGCATAAATCTCATCTCCAGCACAAGAAATCAAATATCCACCTGAGGCAGCAACATCTTCAGCAAAAAATATTACTTTTTTTTTATGTTTTTTTGCTTGATTTCTTATGAAATTATAAATCATATGAGATTGTACTGGCGAACCACCCGGAGAATTAATTGAAATTGCAACACAAATTGATTTTTTTAATGAAAAAGCTTTTTTTATTAATTCTTCCTGACCAGAAAAATCTATTCCTTGTTTAAACTTTCCAGCATTTCCAATAACACCATTAAGCTTAATGTGTGAAACAATTCTTTTTTTTTTAAAAAACGATAGCATTTTTGATCTTTATAGAATTTTTAAAAGTTAATTAAAGACTACTTATAATTGAAGATTAGGGTGCGTCAATTGATAAGTAATAATATTATTTTTATAAACTAATTTATGCCTATGGGTTCA from the Candidatus Pelagibacter sp. HIMB1321 genome contains:
- a CDS encoding S49 family peptidase, producing MLSFFKKKRIVSHIKLNGVIGNAGKFKQGIDFSGQEELIKKAFSLKKSICVAISINSPGGSPVQSHMIYNFIRNQAKKHKKKVIFFAEDVAASGGYLISCAGDEIYANSSSIIGSIGVIYSSFGFTELIKKVGIERRVHTAGKNKSTLDPFLDEKSEDVERLKRIQLDLHEDFINVVENSRGSKLKKKDIELFSGEFWSGKKAKELGLIDGIGDAIQILKEKYGEDVVIKKFEKPKSWLSNKLSSSNDKLDQLANIFDERSIWQKYGL